CCGGCGACCCGGGCCACCGCCACCGCCTCCGGGCCGCCGAAGGTCTCGAACTCCGCCGGCACCTCGACCAACGCGCCGTCGGCGGCCTGCCGCCAGGCACTCACCCGCGGATTGCCGTGCGCCCCACCGGACTTCGCCCCCAACGCCGCCACCCGGGGATCCCGGCAGCCCACCGCGTACAGCACGTTCCGCGCGCCGTAGAACGACTCCGCGCGTACCGCCCGCGCCCGCCAGGACCGCCCGTCGTCGGAGGCCCAGAAGGCCGGCCTGGTCCCCCCGTCGGCCGCGGCCACCGCGCCCACCGCGTACCACCGCCCGCCGCAGGCCACCGCGTCGCGGACCAGCAACCGGCCGGGCGCACCACCGGGCGGCTCCACCACGCCCGCGGCCCAGTCCGGCCGCACCACCGGTGCGTCGGCGGCGGGACCGTCGGCGACCGGCTCGGCCCGACAACCGACAACCACCAGCAGCGGTACGACCAGGGACGCGAGAGCACGCCGCGCGAACATGGACCGGATGCTATCGATGCCCGGCCACACCCGACGCCCCGTCACACCGGGGCGGCGACACTCAGGAGGCGGGCTCGGCCACCTCGCCGCCGGCGGTCTCGGCCAGGATCCGCTCGGCGACCTCCTTCATGGTCATCCGGTGGTCCATCGCGGTGCGCTGGATCCACTTGAACGCCTGCGGCTCGGTCATCCCGTACGTGGTCATCAGCGCGCCCTTGGCACGCTCCACGGTCTTGCGGATCTCCAGGCGGTCGGTCAGCCCGGCCACCTCCGCCTCCAGCGCCGAGACCTCCGCGTACCGGGAGAGGGCGATCTCCACCGCCGGCACCAGGTCGCTCTTCTGGAACGGCTTCACCAGGTACGCCATCGCCCCGGCGGCACGGGCCCGCTCGACCAGGTCCCGCTGGCTGAACGCGGTCAGGATGATCACCGGCGCGATCCGGCCCCCGGCGATCCGCTCGGCGGCGGCCAGACCATCCATGATCGGCATCTTGATGTCCAGGATGACCAGGTCGGGCTTGAGCTCCTCGGCCAACCGGACGGCGGTCTCACCGTCACCGGCCTCGCCGACCACCTCGTAGCCCTCCTCGACCAGCATCTCGGCCAGGTCCAGCCGGATGAGCGCCTCGTCCTCGGCGATCAGTACGCGCCTACGCTCGGCATCCGTCTGCGTCTCCGCCACGAGCCACTCCCACCAGTCTGTGCTCCGACACCCGCCGTGCCCGGGTGTCACCGTCTCCAGCCTAGTGGGTAGTCTGTCAGTGCCGAATCACGGAAGCCCCTGTACTCCAACCGGAAGAGAGACGGAGCTCAAACCTCCGACAGTGTGGGTTCGAGTCCCACCGGGGGCACCAAAGTGTCATACGCCTGTTCGAATATGACCGCGTGCATCCGCTTGAGATCCATACTCTGGCCCGCCGCATCTACTTCTCCGGATGCACGGTTGCCGAGACGGCGCGTCAGGTAGGACTCCCCTACCAGACCGTCTGGCACTGGTGCCGGGACCGCACAGAACGGAAGCAGCACGGCACAGCCCTGCGTTGCTTCCGCTGCAACCCGGCTCTGGCCGGCCCGGTGGACATTGTCAGCTACGCCTACCTGCTGGGCCTCTACCTGGGCGACGGCCACCTTGTCACGTCGACGAAGGCACCCGTGCTGCGGGTCAGTTGCACGGAGATCTACCCCGGCCTCATCGACGCTTGCGAGCAGGCGATGCTGGCCGTCCTCGCGGCCCGGGTGCAACGGACCCCGAAGCAGGGATGTGTCCTGGTGCAGAGCAGTGGCGCGCACTGGCCGTGTCTGTTGCCGCAGCACGGGCCGGGCAAGAAGCACGAGCGGCCGATCGTGCTCGCCGACTGGCAGCGCCGCATCGTCGCCGACCACCCCGGCGACTTCCTCCGCGGCCTGTTCCACTCCGACGGCTGTCGAGCCACCAACCGGGTGACCACCCGCGGGAAGGTCTACGTCTATCCGCGGTACATGTTCTCCAACCGGTCGACCGACATCATGGGCCTCTGCCAGTGGGCCCTCGACCTGCTCGGCGTCGAGTGGCGGATGAACATGCCGTACTCGTTGTCGGTGGCGCGGCGCTCGGCGGTGGCCGTACTCGATCGGCATGTCGGGCCGAAGCACTGAGCACCGCGCGCCCGACCGCCGGGCCGAGCGCGGCGGCCGCCGGGGCCGGCCGAAGGCGGCGCGGCCTGGGGTACCGGTCGCGCGCGGCGGCCGTCGGGGCCCTGGTGCGCCGACCGCCCGGGGCCGGTGGGGTCCGGGACACCGGCGCCGAGGAGTCGTTCCGGAAGAGGCCCGGGTGCGCCGACGGCCCGGGGCCGGTGGGGCCTGCGGGCGTCAGCCGAGGGTGGCCAGGGCGCGGGCCAGGTCGTCGCGGAGGTCCTCGGGGTCCTCCAGGCCTACCGAGAGGCGCAGGAGTCCGGCTGCGGGTCGGGCGTCGCCGGCGACCGGGCGGTGGGTGAGCGAGGCGGGATGTTGGATGAGGGTGTCCACGCCGCCGAGGGAGACGGCGTGGGTGATGAGCCGGCAGGCGTCAGCGACGGCGGTGGCGGCGGGCGCGCCGCCGGCTACCTCGAAGGCGAGCAGGCTGCCGCCGCCGGCGAGTTGGCGGCCGACCAGCCCGGCGGGGTCGTGCAGGCTGGGGTGGTGGACCCGGGTGACGGCCCGGTGACCGGCGAGCCAGCCGGCGAGTTTCTCGGCGCCGGCCTGCTGGGCGCGCACCCGTAGCGGCAGGGTCTGCAGGCCGCGGTGCAGGAGGTATCCGCCGAGGGGGTGCAGGATCGCGCCGGTGAGGGCGCGGACCTGGCGTAGTCGGGTGGCCCAGCCGGCGTCGCAGGCGACGACGCCGGCGAGGACGTCGCCGTGTCCGCCGATGCTCTTGGTGGCGCTGTGCAGGACCAGGGCCGCGCCGTGCCGGGCGGGTTGCTGGAGTACGCAGGTGGCGACGGTGTTGTCGACGAGCAGGGGTACGTCGCCGGCGGCGTCGGCCAGGGCGGCGATGTCGACGAGGTCGAGGGTGGGGTTGGCGGGGGTCTCGGCGATGACCAGTGCGGTGTCGGGGCGGATCGCGGTGGCGACCTGCTCGGGGTGGGCCCAGCTGACGGTGGTGCCGAGCAGCCCGGTGGCCAGGACGTGGTCGGTGCCGCCGTAGAGGGGGCGGACGGCGACGACGTGTCGTCGTCCGTCGGTGGCGGCGGCGAGCAGGGTGGCGGTGAGGGCGGCCATGCCGCTGGCGAAGGCGACGGCGTCGGTGGTGCCTTCGAGGTCGGCGAGGGCGGTTTCGAACCGGGCGACGGTGGGGTTCCAGAGGCGCTGGTAGACGGGGCTGTCGCCGGTGGGGAGGGTGCCGCCGGTGGCGAGGGTCTCGTAGGTGTGGCCGCCGGCGTCGACCGAGGGCAGCGGGTTGGTGGTGGACAGGTCGATGGGTGGGGCGTGGACGCCGAGGGCGGCCAGGTCGGCGCGGCCGGCGTGCACGGCTCGGGTGTCCACGGTCGTCATGGCGGGAAGCGTCGAACATCTGGCCGCATCGAGGCAAGTGATCTGTGGAAGATTCTTCACGGACCCCTTTCCGCGCGCTGATGTTCGAAGCAGGATGGGCGGATGCCTGCTGTACCGAATGATGTGCGGCCGTTCGCGGCCCTGGACGACGTCGACCGCGCGATCCTGACCGAGCTGGCCGCCGACGGCCGGTTGCCGAACAACGCCCTCGCCGAGCGGGTGGGCGTGGCGGCGTCGACGTGTCTGACCCGGACCCGGGCGCTGCGCGAGTGCGGGGCGATCCGGGGTTTCCACGCCGACGTCGATCCGGCGGCGGTCGGGTTGCCGTTGCAGGCGTTGGTGTCGGTCCGGTTGACGGCGCACGAGCGGGCGGCGGTGGACGCGTTCCGGGCCCGATCGGTGCGGTTGCCGGGGGTGGTGTCGGTGTTCCACGTGGCGGGTGCCGACGACTACGTGTTGCACGTGCGGGCGGCGTCGGGGGACGCGTTGCGGGACTTCGTGCTGGACCATCTGGCGGTGGATCCGGCGGTCGCGCACACCGAGACGTCGTTGATCTTCGAGCAGGTACGCGGAGCGGGCTGACCAGGCGGTCCCGGGGTGTTTGGAAGGGCCCCTGTACATCAGAAAGCGTTAACAGGGGGCCCTTCCTTGCACGGGGGTGGGAACAGAACGGGCGGGGGGGCGGGTTGGGGCATGGTGTGATCGACGTACCGATGTCTGTTCTTGACCTTGCTCCGGTCGCGGCCGGGACCACCGCCGGCGCGGCCCTGCGGCACACCACCGAGCTGGCCCGACGTACCGAGGAGTTGGGCTACCGCCGGTTCTGGGTGGCCGAGCACCACAACATGCCGGCGATCGCGAGTTCCGCGCCGGCGGTGTTGCTGGCGCACCTGGCGGCGAACACCTCGTCCATCCGGTTGGGTTCGGGTGGGGTGATGTTGCCCAACCACGCGCCGTTGGTGGTGGCCGAACAGTTCGGCACCCTGGAGGCGTTGCATCCGGGGCGGATCGATCTGGGGATCGGGCGGGCGCCCGGCACCGACCAGGTGACCGCGTTGGCGTTGCGGCGCACGATGGAGGGGCTGTCGGCGGAGGGTTTCCCGCAGGAGTTGGCGGATCTGGTGAACTACTTCACCGGTGAGCGGCCGGGGCCGATCACGGCCACGCCGGGCCGGGGGGACATGCCGGCGGTGTGGCTGTTGGGTTCCAGTGGGTTCAGCGCGCAGTTGGCCGGGCTGCTGGGGTTGCCGTTCTCGTTCGCGCACCACTTCAGTGCGCAGCACACGTTGCCGGCGTTGGCGTTGTACCGCAAGCACTTCCGGCCGTCGCGGTGGCTGGCCGAGCCGTACGCGATGGTGGCGGTGAACGCGGTCTGTGCCGACACCGACGAGCGGGCGGAGTGGCTGGCCGCGCCGAGCGCGTTGTCGTTCCTGCGGTTGCGTTCGGGGCGGCCGGAGCCGTTGGCCACCCCGCAGGAGGCGGCGGAGTACCCGTACACCGAGGTGGAGCGGGAGTTCGTGCTGGCCCGGCGGGAGGGGCAGGCGTTGGGGTCGCCGGAGACGGTCCGGCGGCAGTTGACGGAGTTGTTGGCGCGTACCGGTGCGGACGAGTTGATGTTGACCACGCTGGTGTACGACGTGGCCGACCGGGTGCGGTCGTTCGAGTTGATCGCCGAGAAGGTGGCCGGTGGCCTGCGCCGGAGTGCCTGAAACACGCTCTTCATAGCCACGTCACCGGCCCGTCGCCGAGGCCGCCTAGTTTTGTCCTCGGTGGTGGTACGGCATTCCCGGTCGGGACGGGTCGGGGGTGCTGCGGTGTGGGGCACCGGGGCGGGTTGTGCGGGTTCACGCTTCCCCGGTGCCTGTCCCGGGTCCGCTGGTTGCGGCGGACCCGGGACTGCACCACCCTCTTTTCCAAGTCGGGTGCGCGGTGGGCTCAGCGTAGGTAGATCGCGGGGGTCGGCGGAGGCGCCATCCCGTCACCGATGAAGAAGCTCGGGTGCGGCGGCTGGTTGTAGGCGGTGTTCTGCCAGGCGATGGCGACCCGGTACTGCGGGTCGTGCATCAGGGTGTGGATCCGGGTGCTGGTCGGCGTCGGGGTGCTGTAGATGCGCAGCGCCCGGTTGTCGGTGGTGCGCCAGATCACCTCCTCCCGCCAGTCGCCGAGGAGGTCGGCGGAGAGCGCCGGGGTGGACTTGGTGCCGTTGTTGGCGGTGACCCCACTGCCGGTGAGCAGTCGGGTGTCGCCGCCGGTGCCGTACTTGTCGATTCGGGTGCCGTCGAGCAGTTCCCGGACCGGGTCGCCGTCCCACCAGGCGAGGAAGTTCGTCGAGGAGGGTTTGCGGCCGACGTTCTGTCCCCGGGTGTTGGCCAGGTAGCTCACCGCGGCGGACCAGGATTCGGCGCCGGGGCTGCCGGCCCAGATGTCGGCGGAGACGCCCCGGCCGTTGTCTCCCGAGGCGGGGGTGGACCAGAGGAGCTGGCCGGTACGGGCGTCGGCGAAGTAGGAGCTGGGTTTGCTGGCGTCCTCGTCGACCTTGAAGACCTCCAGGCCGGCGCGGGTGGGGTCGAGGTCGCCCACGTGCATGGCGTCGCCGTGGCCGTTGCCGGTGGAGTGCAGCAGTCGGCCGTTGTCGTCGATGGTGGCGGCGCCGTACACGATCTCCTGCCGGCCGTCGGCGTCGACGTCGGCGACGGAAAGCTGGTGGTTGCCCTGGCCGGCGGCGGCGGAGTTGCCGGCGGCGTTGGAGTCGAAGGTCCACCGCTTGGTCAGGGTGCCGTTGCGGAAGTCCCAGGCGGCGACGACCGCGCGGGTGTAGTAGCCCCGGGCCATGATCAGCGAGGGGCGTTGGCCGTCGAGGTAGGCGGTGCCGGCGAGGAACCGGTCGACCCGGTTGCCGTAGTTGTCGCCCCAGGAGGAGACGGTGCCGCGTGGCGGGTCGTAGGTGACGGTGGAGAGGACGGCGCCGGTACGGCCGTCGAACATGGTGAGGTACTCGGGGCCGGCGAGGACGTAGCCGCTGGAGTTGCGGTGGTCGGCGTTGGCGTTGCCGATGACCTGGCCGGTGCCGGAGCGGGTGCCGTCGGCGGTCTTCATGGCCACCTCGGCGCGCCCGTCGCCGTCGTAGTCGTACACCTGGAACTGGGTGTAGTGCGCCCCGGCGCGGATGTTGCGGCCGAGGTCGACCCGCCACAGCCGGGTGCCGGTGAGGGTGTACGCGTCGACGTGGACGTTGCCGGTGTAGCCGGACTGCGAGTTGTCCTTGGCGTTGCTCGGTTCCCACTTGAGCACGATCTCGTACCGGCCGTCGCCGTCGAGGTCGCCGACGCTGGCATCGTTGGCGGTGTACGTGTACGCCTCTCCGCTGCCGGTGGTGCCGCCGGGGGGAATCTGCAGCGGCACGTCGAGGTAGCCGGCGCCGAACTGCAGGGCGGGGGCGGAGGCGGCCTGTTCGACGCCGCCGACCACGGCCCGCACGGTGTACGTCGAGCCGGCGGCGGCCCCGGTGTCGAGGTGGTTGGTGGCCCCGGTGATCGGGGTGGCGTTGACCCGGGTGGCGCCGCGGTACAGGTTGAAGGACACCCCGGTGGTCTCGGTGCCGAGCAGCCGCCAGCTGACCAGGTTGCCGTTGCCGGAGCGGACGCTCACCAGTCCCCGGTCGAGGTTCTCCAGTTGCTTGGCCCCGGCCGGCGGGTTGGTCGGTGGCCCGGTGGTGGGCGGTGGCGTGGTGGGTGGCATGGTCGGTGGCCCGATGGTCGGCGTTGGTGGGCTGGTCGGTGGCGGGGTGGCGCCGGTGCAGGTGGTGCCGTTGAGCGCGAAACTCGTCGGCACCGGGTTGCTGGCGGTCCATGAGCCGTTGAAGCCGAAGCTGGCCGTGCCGCCGGTGCCGAGCACGGCGTTGTAGCCGGCGTCGCGGGCGGTGACCTGCGCGCCGGTGGAGGTGACGGTGGCGTTCCAGGCCTGGACGACCTGCTGGCCGGCGGCGAACGACCAGGTGAGGGTCCAGCCGTCGATCGGGTCGCCGAGGTTGGTGACGGTGACGTCGGCGCCGAAGCCGCCGGTCCACTGGTTGGTGATCCGGTAGTCGACCCGACAGCCGGCGGCGTCGGCGGCGGCGACCGTCGGCAGGGTGCCGGCGGCGAGGGTGCCGACCGCCGCGACGGCGGCGAGAACCGCCCGGGTACGGGCCGGGGTACGGCGGCGTAGGTGTTTGGTTGGCACGGGGACTGCCTCCACTGGAGGTAGGGCGCGCGGCGTCGGAGCCGCCACCGGCTGCCCGGGCCGGTGGTGGGTCGCCGCGCTGACGACGGTGGCGGACATCCATCGACATCCGTAGTTCTATCCCGCGCACCCGGATGCTAGGACACCGCTTTCCCGGAGCACAACCGGCTGACCGCTTGATCTTCGCCGGGGCAGCTGCTCGACTCGTCGGATGGCTGAGCACATGGACCCCGAGGAGTTCCGCCGGGCCGGGTACGCCGTCGTGGACTGGATCGCCGACTACTGGGCCACCCTCGGGCAACGCCCGGTGACCACCACGGACCCGCCGGGTACGGTGACGGCGTCCCTGCCGGCCGGGCCGCCGGAGCACGGTGAGCCGGTGGCCGCGGTCCTGGCCGACCTGGACGACCTGATCGCACCCCAACTCACCCACTGGCAGCATCCCGCCTTCTTCGGGTACTTCCCGGCCAACACCAGCGGGCCGAGCGTCCTCGGCGACCTGGTCAGCTCCGGTCTGGGAGTGCAGGGCATGCTCTGGGCGACCGGCCCGGCCGGCACCGAGTTGGAGACGGTGCTGCTGGACTGGCTGGCCGAGCTGATGGACCTGCCCGAACGGTTCCGGTCGACCTCGTCCGGCGGTGGGGTCATCCAGGACTCGGCCTCCTCGGCGACCCTGGTGGCCACCCTCGTCGCGCTGCACCGGGCGAGCGGGGGTCGCTGGCGGACCGCGGGCGTCGACCGCCGCTACCGGGTGTACGCCTCCACGCAGGGGCACTCCTCGATCGAGAAGGCCGCCCGGATCACCGGACTCGGCACCGACGGGCTCCGGCCGGTCGAGGTGGATCCGGACACCCAGGCGATGTGCCCGCGGGCGTTACGCGCGGCGATCGCCGACGACCTGGCCGACGGGATCGTGCCGGCAATCGTGGTGGCCACCGTCGGGACCACCTCCACCACCGCCGTCGACCCGCTGCCCGAGATCGGCGCGATCTGCGCGGAGTACGGCGTCTGGTTGCACGTGGACGCCGCGTACGCCGGTGCCGCCGCGGTCTGCCCGGAGCTGCGCTGGACCCACACCGGCCTGCGGTACGCCGACTCGTACTGTTTCGATCCGCACAAGTGGCTGCTGACCGGCTTCGACTGTGACGCGTTCTGGGTGGCCGACGCCGCCGAGTTGGTCGAGGCGCTCACGGTGCTGCCGGAGTACCTGCGCAACGCGGCCTCCGAGTCGGGTGCGGTGATCGACTACCGGGACTGGCAGGTGCCGCTGGGCCGCCGGTTGCGGGCGTTGAAGCTCTGGTTCGTGCTGCGCTGGTACGGCGCGGCGGGCCTGCGGGCGCACGTCCGCTCCGGGGTGGCGCTGGCCGACCGGTTCGCCACCCGGGTACGCGCCGACGACCGCTTCGAGGTGGTCGCCCCGCACCCGTTCGCGCTTGTCTGTTTCCGGCTGGTCGCCGGGGACGGGGCGAGCGCCGAGCTGCTGGCCCGGGTCAACGCCACCGGCCGGACGTACCTGACCCACACCCGGGTCGCCGGCCGGTACGCCCTGCGGCTGGCGGTCGGCTCCCCGCAGACCACCTCGGCACACGTGGACCAGGTGTGGCAGCTGCTCGCGACGACCGCGACCGACCTGCTCGCCGACCGACCGGGGTGAGCCCGCCGGCCAGCCGGCGACGGACGCCGGCCCTGCCCGCGTGCTCCCGACGGGGACCGGTCAGTTGTCGACGGAGGCCAGGGGCCGCTCGGGGGTCGCGGTGGCCGCCGCGGCGGCCTCCTCCCGGCGGGTCCGGCGCAGGGCGCGGACCGCGAGCACCAGTGCGGTGACCCAGCCGGCCACCAGCAGCGCGTAGATCACCGGCTGCGCGCTACTGCCGACCGGGCCTACCTGGATGAGGATCCGGGCGTTGGTAAGCACGATCACGCCACCGACCGCCGCGCCGAGCAGTTGCGCCGGGACGACGCGCACCAGCCAGGCGGCGATCGGCGCCGCGATCAGCCCGCCGATCAGCAGGGCCAGCACCATGGGCAGCACGAAGCCCGCCCCGCCGAGACCGATGAGGAACCCGAGGCTGGCCGCGACGGAGACCACGAACTCGGAGGTGTCCACCGAGCCGATCACCTTGCGCGGCTCCATCCGCCCGGAGACCAGCAGCGCCGGCGTGGCGACCGGTCCCCAGCCACCGCCGCCGGTGGCGTCGACGAAACCGGCGACCAGCCCGAGCGGGCCGAGGAACCGGCTGCGCAACCGCCCGACGGTACGGGTGGCGGGCAGCCGGCGGGCGAAGCGCACCAGCAGGTAGACGCCGAGGGTGAACAGGATCGCGGCCATCCAGGGTGCGGCGGTCTCGGTGGAGAGCCAGCTCAGCACGGTGGCGCCGGCGAACGCGCCGACCGCGCCGGGCACCGCGATCCGGCCGACCACCCGCCAGTCGACGTTGCCGAAGCGCCAGTGGGCCACCCCGGAGGCCAGCGTGGTGCCGATCTCGGCCAGGTGCACCGAGGCCGACGCGGCGGCGGGGGCCACCCCGGCGACCAGCAGCAGGGTGGTCGAGGTCAGGCCGTACCCCATGCCGAGGGCACCGTCGACCAGCTGCGCGGCGAGCCCGACCAGGGTGAGGACCAGCAGCTTACGCATGAACGCCCCCAGCTTTTCCGCATGTCCTACCGACTTGGTCGACAATGCGGCAGAGGAGCGCCCGGGTCAATCCCCCGACCGGTGGATGGGACACCCCGCCGCAGGCGGGTCGGACCTCGCCGCAGGCGGGTCGGACCTCGCCGCAGGCGGGTCGGACCTCGCCGCAGACGGGTCAGACCTCGCCGCAGACGGGTCAGACCTCGCCCCAGGCGGGTCGGCTCGAGGCGGTCAGACCCAGGCGTCAGGGTCGGCGACCAGCTCGTTGATGCGTTCCGGGAGCTTGCCGGCGGCGACGTCGGCGATCGAGACCAGCTCCAGGATCTGCCGTTCGCTGGCCCGCAGGGCGATCCACACCTCCTGCAGAGCCCGCGCCGCCCCGAGGTAGCCCAGCTGCTCGGGCCGCTGGCCGCGCACGTGTGCCAGCGGGCCGTCGATCACCCGGATCACCTCGGCGAGGGAGATCTCGGCCGCCGGTCGGGCCAGCCAGTAGCCGCCCTCGGGGCCACGCTGGGCGTGCACGATCCCACCCCGGCGCAGCTGCAACAGGATGCTCTCCAGGAATTTCGGCGGAATCTCCTGGGCTCGGGCGATCTGCTCGGCGGTGACCGGCCGGGAGCGCCCACCCTCGGGGACCGCGGCCAGCTCGGCGGCGGCACGGAGGGCGTAGTCGACCCGGGCGGAGAGGCGCATGTCGGCAAGGTTAGCCGTCAGGCAGGCGCGGTCGCTGGCGGGGCCGTGGCACGATACCCCTTGTCGTCGGTTCGACGCCGCCCGGCGACGTGAAGCGCGTCCGCGCGCAGACATATTCGGCGCGCCTCCGCGCGCGGACATATAGGGCGCGCTTCCGCGCGCGGAGCCGGGGCGATAGGGGCAGCGACACCAATGCCGGATGTGATGCCGCTGAGTTCACGCGATCCGCAGCGGACCGGCCCCTACGAGCTGCTCGGTCGGCTCGGCGCGGGCGGTCAGGGGGTGGTCTACCTCGGCCGGGACCAGGACGGCCGGCTGGTCGCCGTCAAAATGATCAACGTGGACCTGCACCAGAACCCGCGGGCCAAGGCGCAGTTCGCCAAGGAGATCAACGCTGCCCGGCGGGTGGCGCCGTTCTGCACCGCGCAGATCCTCTTCGCCGACGTCGACGGCGAACTGCCGTACGTGGTGAGCGAGTTCATCGAGGGCCCCACCCTGCAACGGCACGTCCGGGAACACGGCCCGATCACCGGCAACGCGCTGCACCGGCTGGCCGTGGGTACCGCCACCGCGCTCACCGCGATCCATCGGTCCGACATCGTGCACTGTGACCTGAAGCCCGACAACGTGGTCCTCGGCGCGGACGGCCCGCGGGTGATCGACTTCGGCATCGCCCGGGCCCTGGACGTCACCGAGACGCTCACCAACCGGATCATGGGCACCACCCCGTACATGGCACCGGAACGGTTCCGCGACACCGAGGTCGGACCGGCCAGCGACGTCTTCGCCTGGGCGGCGACCATCGCCTTCGCGGCGGCGGGACGGCCGCCGTTCGGCACCGGCCCGCTGCCGGTGGTGATGCACCGGGTGTTGCACGATCCACCAGAGCTGGCCGGGCTCTCCGCCGCGTTGACCGAGCTGATTCAGGAGTGCCTGGACAAGGAGCACCAGCGCCGGCCGAGCGCCGACCAGGTCCTGCTGCGACTGCTGGGGCACGCCGCCCACCCCGGCGCGGCGCTGCCGATCCGGTCCGTGCTGCGCGCCGGCACCGACGCGGCGGCCACCCAGGCGGTCCCGCGCCAACAGGGTTCCACCCGCCCGTACGACATGCCGGCCACCCACCAGCAACCGGCACCGGACGAAGGACCACCGCCCACGACGGGCCAAGGGACGCAGCCCGCGACCGGCCAAGGGACGCAGCCCGCGACCGGCCAAGGATTTCCACCCGCACCGGGCCCACGAACGCAGCCCGCGACGGGCCACGGGTTACCACCCGCGGCGGGCGGAGGGCTGCGGCCCGCGCCGCCGTACCGGGGCGGGTCGGGGCCCGCGGTGGGCTGGCCGGGGCGGTTGCGTCGGGAGGTCGGCGACGCCTGGGGGATCTCGCTCGCGATCTTCTTCGGCTCGGTCGGGGTGGCCGTCGGCTACGTCGCGTCCACCATGGTGGGCGTCGCCGCCGCCGTCGGCGCGCTGACCTTCGTCGTGGTCTACGGTGTGCGTCTCCTGGTCGCCGCCGCCCCGAACGGAGCCGTCACCCCGAACGGAGCCGTCACCCCGAACGGAACCACCGCCCCGAACGGAACCACCGCCCCGAACGGAACCACCGCCCCGAGTTCGGCCGTCCCGGGCGCGACCGGCACACCGGGCGCGACCGCCGGGACCGACGGAACCGACGGTGCTGCGACGCGGGCCGGCACCGGCCACAGTCAGCACGGTGGACCGGGCGCCCGCCCGGACGCCTGAGCCCCGACCACAGTGGAGGACGCGATGACCACCGGTCGACCCGCCCGGCAGTGGTTGCCGTACCTGGTGTCCGTCGTCGCCGGCCTCGCCGTGATCGTCGCCGCGTACCTGGTCGTCGGGCCGGCGACCGGCCCGGACCGGCGCGACTGCGTGGTCCTGCAGGTCAGCTCCTCGACGGAGAAGAGCGAGCTGCTCGGTCGGCTCGCCGCCCGGTACAACGACAGTGACCGTCGGTTCGACGGCCGGTGCGCCCAGGTGAGCGTGCACGGGCTGAACTCGGGCGCGGCGATGGAGGCGCTGGCCGGCGGCTGGGCCGCCCGGCAGCCGCAGCTGCCGGCACCGCAGGTGTGGCTGCCGACGTCGAGTCTCTGGACGGCCCGGTTGCGGGTCCTGGACACCACGGCCGGGCGGACCCCGCAGACCCCGGGCCGGTACCCGTCGATCGCCAACAGCCCGCTTGTCGTCGCCATGCCGCAGGACCGCGCCGAGCTGGTGCGGCAACGCGGCCAGCTGGGCTGGGCGGAGCTGCTCGGCCTCTCCGGCGACACCGGCTGGGCGGCGTACGGACGGCCCGAGTGGGGGAGCTTCACCTTCGGCAAGGACAACCCGAACCTCTCCACCTCCGGCCTGGCGGCCACCATCGCGACCTACTACGCGGCGGTGAACCGGGCCAGCGATCTGACGGTGGCCGACCTGGCCAAGCCGGCGGTCACCCAGTTCGTCCGCCGGATCGAGGCCAACGTCTCGCACTACAGCGACGACTCGGTGGACCTGCTGCGCGATCTCGCCGAGGCCGACCGGGCCGCCGCCGACCCGAGCCCGACCGCCGGTGGTCCGACTGCCGATGGTCCGGCCGCCGGGGCGCCGGTGACCGACATGAGCGCGGTCGTGTTGCAGGAGGAGCTGGTCTACCTCTACAACGAGGGGCAGCTCGGCCCGACCCCCGGCCAGCGGCCCCGGATGCCGCTGGTGGCGATCCACCCGAAGGAGGGGACCTTCAACCTCGACCACCCGTACGTGGTGCTGCCCTCGGCCGAGGCGCCCCAGGCGGCGGCCGCCGCGGACTTCCTGGCGTACCTCCAGGATGCCCCGCAGCAGCGCAGCTTCGCCGAG
Above is a window of Micromonospora yangpuensis DNA encoding:
- a CDS encoding ANTAR domain-containing response regulator — translated: MAETQTDAERRRVLIAEDEALIRLDLAEMLVEEGYEVVGEAGDGETAVRLAEELKPDLVILDIKMPIMDGLAAAERIAGGRIAPVIILTAFSQRDLVERARAAGAMAYLVKPFQKSDLVPAVEIALSRYAEVSALEAEVAGLTDRLEIRKTVERAKGALMTTYGMTEPQAFKWIQRTAMDHRMTMKEVAERILAETAGGEVAEPAS
- a CDS encoding trans-sulfuration enzyme family protein: MTTVDTRAVHAGRADLAALGVHAPPIDLSTTNPLPSVDAGGHTYETLATGGTLPTGDSPVYQRLWNPTVARFETALADLEGTTDAVAFASGMAALTATLLAAATDGRRHVVAVRPLYGGTDHVLATGLLGTTVSWAHPEQVATAIRPDTALVIAETPANPTLDLVDIAALADAAGDVPLLVDNTVATCVLQQPARHGAALVLHSATKSIGGHGDVLAGVVACDAGWATRLRQVRALTGAILHPLGGYLLHRGLQTLPLRVRAQQAGAEKLAGWLAGHRAVTRVHHPSLHDPAGLVGRQLAGGGSLLAFEVAGGAPAATAVADACRLITHAVSLGGVDTLIQHPASLTHRPVAGDARPAAGLLRLSVGLEDPEDLRDDLARALATLG
- a CDS encoding LLM class flavin-dependent oxidoreductase, which produces MSVLDLAPVAAGTTAGAALRHTTELARRTEELGYRRFWVAEHHNMPAIASSAPAVLLAHLAANTSSIRLGSGGVMLPNHAPLVVAEQFGTLEALHPGRIDLGIGRAPGTDQVTALALRRTMEGLSAEGFPQELADLVNYFTGERPGPITATPGRGDMPAVWLLGSSGFSAQLAGLLGLPFSFAHHFSAQHTLPALALYRKHFRPSRWLAEPYAMVAVNAVCADTDERAEWLAAPSALSFLRLRSGRPEPLATPQEAAEYPYTEVEREFVLARREGQALGSPETVRRQLTELLARTGADELMLTTLVYDVADRVRSFELIAEKVAGGLRRSA
- a CDS encoding Lrp/AsnC family transcriptional regulator, which produces MPAVPNDVRPFAALDDVDRAILTELAADGRLPNNALAERVGVAASTCLTRTRALRECGAIRGFHADVDPAAVGLPLQALVSVRLTAHERAAVDAFRARSVRLPGVVSVFHVAGADDYVLHVRAASGDALRDFVLDHLAVDPAVAHTETSLIFEQVRGAG
- a CDS encoding cellulose binding domain-containing protein, producing MPTKHLRRRTPARTRAVLAAVAAVGTLAAGTLPTVAAADAAGCRVDYRITNQWTGGFGADVTVTNLGDPIDGWTLTWSFAAGQQVVQAWNATVTSTGAQVTARDAGYNAVLGTGGTASFGFNGSWTASNPVPTSFALNGTTCTGATPPPTSPPTPTIGPPTMPPTTPPPTTGPPTNPPAGAKQLENLDRGLVSVRSGNGNLVSWRLLGTETTGVSFNLYRGATRVNATPITGATNHLDTGAAAGSTYTVRAVVGGVEQAASAPALQFGAGYLDVPLQIPPGGTTGSGEAYTYTANDASVGDLDGDGRYEIVLKWEPSNAKDNSQSGYTGNVHVDAYTLTGTRLWRVDLGRNIRAGAHYTQFQVYDYDGDGRAEVAMKTADGTRSGTGQVIGNANADHRNSSGYVLAGPEYLTMFDGRTGAVLSTVTYDPPRGTVSSWGDNYGNRVDRFLAGTAYLDGQRPSLIMARGYYTRAVVAAWDFRNGTLTKRWTFDSNAAGNSAAAGQGNHQLSVADVDADGRQEIVYGAATIDDNGRLLHSTGNGHGDAMHVGDLDPTRAGLEVFKVDEDASKPSSYFADARTGQLLWSTPASGDNGRGVSADIWAGSPGAESWSAAVSYLANTRGQNVGRKPSSTNFLAWWDGDPVRELLDGTRIDKYGTGGDTRLLTGSGVTANNGTKSTPALSADLLGDWREEVIWRTTDNRALRIYSTPTPTSTRIHTLMHDPQYRVAIAWQNTAYNQPPHPSFFIGDGMAPPPTPAIYLR